The DNA region ACGCCGATCACCCCCATGACCTCGGCCTGGGGCAGGCCCGGCCCGGCGAGGTGCCAGAGCGTCGTGCCGAAGACCCAGAGCCCCATGGCCAGAAGCGAGAGGCCCTTCAGCAGGGCCACGCGCGCCCGCGCTGCCAGCGGCCAGCCGATGACGGCGAGGCTGAGGCCGTAGGTCACGGCATCGGCGAGGAAGTCCAGCGCATCGGCCTTCAGCGCCTGCGAGCCGGCCAGTGCACCGCCGGCGAGTTCCACGGTGAACAGGGCGGCATTGGCGGCGATGACGATCCAGAGCACGCGGCGGTAGGCGGGATCGGTGCCGTCGAAACTGTGCGAATGGCCGCATTGGGCGGACATGGCGTTCTCCTTCTTGTCCTTGCGACTCGGGCTTGTCCTTATGATTCGGGGCGTAGCATCTACAGTCGCTGTAGAGGCAAGCGGACTCCGGAGGCGGCGTGGCGCGCGAGGTGACCATCGGCGAGGCGGCGCGGCAGAGCGGCGTGAAGGTGACGACGATCCGCTTCTACGAGGAGCGCGGATTGTTGAAAGCGCCGCCCCGGTCGGACGGGGGCCAGCGGCTTTATTCCGCACGCGAGGTGGCGCGGCTGCGGTTCATCCGCCATGCCCGCGACCTGGGGTTCGGGATGGAGGCCATCGCGGACCTTCTGGAGCTTGCGGCCCATCCCGAGGCGCCCTGCGCCGATGCCGACCGGCTGGCGCGCGAGCGGCTGGCGGACGTGCGCGGCAAGATCGCGGCGTTGCGCGCACTGGAGGGCGAGTTGGAGCGGATGGTGACCGCCTGCGAGGGGGGCACGGCGGCGGATTGTGCGGTGATCGACAGCCTGGCCGACCACGCGCATTGCCGGGCCGACCACGACCGCAGCGCGCTTGCCGCAGGGTGAGGTGCCGCTTGCGACGCCTTTTGTCGCGGATGGGGCAGGAAATCGCCGGGGAAGGTTGAAAACTCCGCCGCGCCCCGGTTCACTGGACCGGACGGAGAAGGATCTGCCCCATGCGCTATTCCGGCCTCAGGGTCATCACCGAAGGGTTGTTCGGCAACAAGGGCTGGAAGCCTGCCTGGCGCGATCCCGCGCCCAAGGCCGAATATGACGCGGTGATCATTGGCGGCGGCGGGCATGGCCTGTCGACGGCCTATTACCTGGCGAAGAACCACGGGATGACGAACATCGCCGTGCTCGAGAAGGGCTATCTGGGCGGCGGCAATGTGGGCCGCAACACGACCATCGTGCGCGCGAACTACATCCTGCCTGGCAACAGCGAATTCTACAGCCATTCCCTGAAGTTGTGGGAAGGTCTTGAGGCAGAGCTGAACTACAATGTCATGCATTCGCAGCGCGGCCTGATCAATCTGTTCCATTCGGACGGCCAGCGCGATGCCTTTGCCCGGCGCGGCAATTCGATGATCAACCAGGGCGACGACGCGGTGCTTCTGGACCGCGAGGGCGTGCGCGAACTGCTGCCCTATCTGGATTTCGAGCAGACGCGCTTTCCGATCTATGGCGGGCTTCTGCATCCGCGCGGCGGATCGGCCCGGCACGATGCGGTGGCCTGGGGCTATGCGCGGGGCGCGGACCGGCGCGGGGTGGATCTGATCCAGAACTGCGAAGTGACCGGCATCGACATCGAGAATGGCCGGGTGACGGGCGTTCAGACCACGCGCGGCGCGATCCGGGCGAAGAAGGTCGGCATGGTGGTGGCCGGCCGGTCGGGGCAGGTGGCGGCGATGGCCGGGATGCGCCTGCCCATAGAGAGCCATGTCCTGCAAGCCTTCGTGTCCGAGGGGCTGAAGCCGGTGATCGACCATGTCATCAGCTTTGGCATGGGGCATTTCTACATCAGCCAGTCCGACAAGGGCGGGCTGGTCTTTGGCGGCGACCTGGATTTCTACGCAAGCTATGCCGCGCGGGGCAACCTGCCGATGGTCGAGCATGTGATGGAAGCAGGGATGACGCTGATGCCCATGATCGGCCGGGCGAAGGTGTTGCGCAGTTGGGGCGGCATCATGGACATGTCGCCCGACGGGTCGCCCATCATCGACAAGACCCATATCGAGGGGCTGTTCGTCGACACCGGCTGGAACTACGGCGGGTTCAAGGCCGTGCCGGCAAGCGGCTGGTGCATGGCGCATCTGATGGCGACCGGCGAAAGCCACGAGGTCGCCCGCCGCTTCAAGCTGAACCGTTTCGCCACCGGCCATCTTCTGGATGAAGAGGGCACCGGGTCGCAGCATAATTTGCATTGAGGGGGGCAAGAGAATGAATCTGAGCACAACGCCCCCCTCCCTCTCCCTCCCCACAAGGGGGAGGGAAGCGCGAAATGCCGCAGGGCGTGCCGGTTTTCGGCTGGAGAGGCGCCCCTCCCCCCTGTGGGAAGGGGATGGGGGAGGGGGGCCGCCCGATCCGGCGCTGCTCTGTCCTATCCTGTCTGGCCGCCGACATTCATGAGGAACACCATGCGCATCCTTCTGTCCCTTGCCCTCATCCTGGCGCCCGCTGTCGCTTCGGCCTCCTGCACAGGGTCCAGCGGGGCGAATATCTGCGACATGGCTCGCATGGCGGACGAGACGCTGGTGCCGACGCTGCCGCGGGAGCTGGCGCCGGGGATCATGCTGACCGACAGCGCCATCGAGGGCGCGCGGCTGGATCTGATCCTGACGCCCGCCGCCGACCGGGCGGTCAGCATGGACGAGATCGTGCCGATGATCTGTTCGATCGACGAGGTGCAACAGCTGGTCGCCGCGGGCGGCACGTTGCGATTCATGGTGGGGAGCCGCGAGGTCGGCACCGTCACCGCCTGCCCGGAGTTCTGACATGCGCCTGACCTGTCCCCTGTGCGGCGAACGCGACCGGCGCGAGTTCTACTACTACGGCGCCGCCGATTACCTGGCTCGCCCCGAACCGGGGGCCGCTCCGGAGGCCTGGGACGATTACCTGCACCTGCGCGACAACCCCGCCGGGGTGGTGCGGGATCTGTGGTACCACGAAAGCGGCTGTGGGTCCTGGCTGGTGGTGACGCGCAACACGGTCACCCACGATGTGCTGGGTGCCGAACTTGTGGCGGAGCGCGCGAAATGAGGATCGACACCAAGGGTCTGGTGGACCGCACCCAACCGCTGCGCTTTCGCTTCGACGGGGTGGATTACCCGGCCTATCAGGGGGATACGCTGGCCTCAGCCCTGCTTGCCAATGGCGTGCGGCTGGTGGGGCGGAGCTTCAAGTATCACCGTCCGCGCGGCATCCTGACCGCGGGGTCCGAGGAGCCCTCGGCCCTGGTCGAGGTGCTGGAGGGGGGGCAGCAGACGCCGAAC from Neotabrizicola shimadae includes:
- a CDS encoding cation transporter, producing the protein MSAQCGHSHSFDGTDPAYRRVLWIVIAANAALFTVELAGGALAGSQALKADALDFLADAVTYGLSLAVIGWPLAARARVALLKGLSLLAMGLWVFGTTLWHLAGPGLPQAEVMGVIGVMALATNLGSVLLLMRYREGDANVRSVWLCSRNDAIGNVAVMAAAGAVALTGTAWPDLVVALMMSGLFLTSATQILRRSLAEMRQPASSQAHHRHA
- a CDS encoding MerR family transcriptional regulator: MAREVTIGEAARQSGVKVTTIRFYEERGLLKAPPRSDGGQRLYSAREVARLRFIRHARDLGFGMEAIADLLELAAHPEAPCADADRLARERLADVRGKIAALRALEGELERMVTACEGGTAADCAVIDSLADHAHCRADHDRSALAAG
- a CDS encoding sarcosine oxidase subunit beta family protein, translating into MRYSGLRVITEGLFGNKGWKPAWRDPAPKAEYDAVIIGGGGHGLSTAYYLAKNHGMTNIAVLEKGYLGGGNVGRNTTIVRANYILPGNSEFYSHSLKLWEGLEAELNYNVMHSQRGLINLFHSDGQRDAFARRGNSMINQGDDAVLLDREGVRELLPYLDFEQTRFPIYGGLLHPRGGSARHDAVAWGYARGADRRGVDLIQNCEVTGIDIENGRVTGVQTTRGAIRAKKVGMVVAGRSGQVAAMAGMRLPIESHVLQAFVSEGLKPVIDHVISFGMGHFYISQSDKGGLVFGGDLDFYASYAARGNLPMVEHVMEAGMTLMPMIGRAKVLRSWGGIMDMSPDGSPIIDKTHIEGLFVDTGWNYGGFKAVPASGWCMAHLMATGESHEVARRFKLNRFATGHLLDEEGTGSQHNLH
- a CDS encoding sarcosine oxidase subunit delta, which produces MRLTCPLCGERDRREFYYYGAADYLARPEPGAAPEAWDDYLHLRDNPAGVVRDLWYHESGCGSWLVVTRNTVTHDVLGAELVAERAK